Proteins encoded in a region of the Globicephala melas chromosome 1, mGloMel1.2, whole genome shotgun sequence genome:
- the TMEM81 gene encoding transmembrane protein 81, with protein sequence MKTLATSFILGNLVLAFCLPLVVTLPKTLAIPEKLQEAVGKVIVNATTCTVTCGLGYKEETVCEVGPDGVRRKCKSQRLECLTNWICGMLHFTVLIGQEFKLSCLSSDILEVGQEAFRFTWRLARGIISTDDEVFKPFRASSHFIKFQSAQEYDSGTYRCDVQLLKNLRLVKRLYFGLRVLPPDLVNLNFHQSLTKDQKLVDEGLEVNLDNYSRPQRPPWKKKVTIAVGIGIASGVTGGVLVSIALCGALRVIHSSAILET encoded by the coding sequence ATGAAGACTTTGGCCACTAGTTTCATCCTTGGGAACCTGGTGTTGGCCTTCTGTCTCCCTTTGGTGGTGACTTTACCTAAAACACTGGCCATTCCTGAGAAACTGCAAGAAGCTGTGGGGAAAGTTATTGTCAATGCCACAACCTGTACTGTCACCTGTGGCCTTGGCTATAAGGAGGAGACcgtctgtgaggtgggccctgaTGGAGTGAGAAGGAAGTGTAAGTCTCAGCGCTTGGAATGTCTGACCAACTGGATCTGTGGAATGCTCCATTTCACCGTTCTCATAGGGCAGGAATTTAAGCTGAGCTGTCTGAGTTCAGACATCCTGGAGGTTGGACAGGAAGCTTTCCGATTCACCTGGAGACTTGCTCGGGGTATCATCTCAACTGATGATGAAGTCTTCAAACCCTTCCGAGCCAGTTCCCACTTTATAAAGTTTCAGTCCGCTCAGGAGTATGACTCTGGGACCTACCGGTGTGACGTGCAGCTGTTAAAGAACTTGAGACTTGTCAAGAGGCTCTATTTCGGGCTGAGGGTCCTTCCTCCTGACTTGGTGAACCTGAATTTCCATCAGTCCCTTACTAAGGATCAGAAGTTAGTAGATGAGGGCCTGGAAGTGAATCTGGACAACTATTCCAGGCCTCAGCGCCCACCGTGGAAAAAGAAGGTGACCATAGCTGTGGGGATAGGAATTGCCAGTGGTGTGACTGGTGGCGTGTTGGTGAGCATCGCCCTGTGCGGTGCACTGAGGGTGATCCACAGCAGTGCCATCCTTGAGACCTGA